One Flavobacterium sp. 90 DNA segment encodes these proteins:
- a CDS encoding tetrahydrofolate dehydrogenase/cyclohydrolase catalytic domain-containing protein has translation MQLLDGKKTAEDIKNEIAAEVQSIKAAGGKVPHLAAVIVGTNGASLTYVGSKVKSCQQIGFDSTLVSLPEDITEADLLAKIKELNEDDDLDGFIVQLPLPKHIDEQKILLAIDPDKDVDGFHPTNFGRMALEMESFIPATPFGIMQLLERYNVETAGKHTVVIGRSHIVGRPMSILMSRKGNPGDSTVTLTHSRTKNLAEFTKNADIIITALGVPEFLKADMVKDGVVIVDVGITRVEDASNPKGYVIKGDVDFDGVSKKSSFITPVPGGVGPMTIAMLLKNTLLARKMRSAKK, from the coding sequence ATGCAACTACTAGACGGTAAAAAAACAGCTGAAGACATTAAAAACGAAATTGCAGCCGAAGTTCAATCGATAAAAGCAGCCGGAGGAAAAGTACCTCATTTGGCAGCAGTAATTGTTGGGACAAACGGAGCGAGTTTAACTTACGTAGGAAGTAAAGTAAAATCTTGCCAGCAAATAGGCTTTGATTCAACTTTAGTAAGTTTACCGGAAGATATTACCGAAGCAGATTTATTGGCAAAAATCAAAGAACTAAACGAAGATGACGATCTTGATGGATTCATCGTTCAGTTGCCATTGCCAAAACATATCGACGAACAAAAAATCTTATTGGCAATCGATCCTGATAAAGATGTTGATGGTTTTCACCCAACAAACTTTGGTAGAATGGCTCTTGAAATGGAAAGTTTCATTCCTGCAACACCATTTGGAATCATGCAATTATTAGAGCGTTACAATGTAGAAACTGCCGGAAAACATACCGTTGTTATTGGTAGAAGCCACATTGTAGGTCGCCCAATGAGTATCTTAATGAGCCGTAAAGGAAATCCTGGAGATTCAACAGTAACTCTAACGCACAGTAGAACTAAAAACTTAGCTGAGTTCACTAAAAACGCCGATATTATTATCACAGCATTAGGAGTTCCAGAATTCTTAAAAGCAGATATGGTTAAAGACGGAGTTGTAATCGTAGATGTTGGAATTACTCGCGTAGAAGATGCATCAAACCCAAAAGGATACGTTATCAAAGGAGATGTTGATTTTGACGGTGTAAGCAAGAAATCATCATTTATCACGCCAGTTCCTGGTGGAGTAGGACCAATGACAATTGCAATGTTATTAAAAAATACACTTTTAGCAAGAAAAATGAGAAGCGCGAAAAAATAA
- a CDS encoding GDSL-type esterase/lipase family protein, giving the protein MIHKVDSATIEPFSDDEIYNAKVLESVFEKLQKIEKNNNQKINIVHIGDSHIQGDLMTNEIRKNLQQKFGNAGRGLVFPYQLAKTNGSYNERFRSNRVWESYRNIHPFKNVPVGLSGIGLWRDTGGFAVELNVKDAAYKFNTIRIITPQNQNMFDLATSSQTSIIQSTERKVITHKIKKGEAISTIADKYNVSVAEIKRNNHLKSDNIRAGRVLKIQTNETKLKAIKNSSFVSLDLESDSFSHYYNSDKALDKIYLIPNKNAKEYELNGIVLEKDSPGLIYSSIGVNGAKFSDYTKYPLFFEQLKALHPDMLVLSLGTNESYDHMEAPVYIEQIRHFIKKVREQNINVPIIISTPAPSLLKGRRTNTYIFDYARSIIQIAETDNVAVWDLYDEFGGMHGINQLKTQGLIGPDWVHYSKKGYEKQGNLFTQAFLSAYNNFKLKN; this is encoded by the coding sequence ATGATTCACAAAGTAGATTCAGCAACGATTGAACCTTTTTCTGATGATGAGATTTATAATGCGAAAGTATTAGAAAGTGTATTTGAGAAATTACAGAAAATTGAAAAGAACAACAATCAAAAGATAAACATTGTTCATATTGGAGATTCTCATATTCAGGGCGATTTAATGACCAATGAAATCAGAAAGAATCTACAGCAGAAATTTGGGAATGCTGGTCGCGGTTTGGTTTTTCCATATCAATTAGCCAAAACAAACGGTTCTTATAACGAGCGTTTTCGTTCGAATAGAGTATGGGAAAGTTACCGAAATATTCATCCTTTTAAAAATGTTCCGGTAGGTTTAAGCGGAATTGGACTTTGGAGAGATACCGGAGGTTTTGCGGTTGAACTGAATGTCAAAGATGCGGCTTATAAGTTTAATACAATTCGAATTATTACGCCTCAAAACCAAAATATGTTTGATTTGGCAACATCATCGCAAACCAGTATTATTCAGTCGACAGAGCGAAAAGTAATTACGCATAAAATCAAAAAAGGTGAAGCGATCTCAACCATTGCTGATAAATACAATGTTTCGGTTGCCGAAATCAAAAGAAACAATCATCTTAAGTCAGATAATATTCGTGCAGGAAGAGTATTGAAAATTCAAACAAACGAAACAAAGCTCAAAGCAATCAAGAATTCATCGTTTGTTTCTTTAGATTTAGAATCGGATTCCTTTAGTCATTATTACAATTCAGATAAAGCATTAGATAAGATTTATTTGATTCCGAATAAAAACGCTAAAGAATATGAACTAAACGGAATTGTTCTCGAGAAGGATTCACCAGGTTTGATTTACAGCAGTATTGGAGTAAATGGCGCTAAGTTTTCGGATTATACTAAATATCCTTTGTTCTTTGAGCAGTTAAAAGCATTACATCCTGATATGTTGGTTCTTTCTTTAGGAACAAATGAAAGCTACGATCATATGGAAGCTCCGGTTTATATTGAACAGATTCGTCATTTTATTAAGAAAGTAAGAGAACAAAATATAAATGTTCCAATAATTATTAGTACGCCGGCACCTTCTTTGCTTAAAGGGAGAAGAACTAATACATACATATTCGATTATGCCAGAAGTATAATTCAAATTGCCGAAACGGATAATGTTGCTGTTTGGGATTTATACGATGAATTTGGCGGAATGCATGGAATTAATCAATTAAAAACTCAAGGATTAATTGGGCCGGATTGGGTTCATTATTCTAAAAAAGGATACGAAAAACAAGGAAATTTGTTTACACAGGCATTTTTAAGCGCATACAATAATTTTAAATTAAAGAATTAA
- a CDS encoding SGNH/GDSL hydrolase family protein: protein MNTKSYFFQSFAIVALAFVAFIGFKQILPNKIFSDSKIDSKNVLIDSMLLESVAKDSLSLKGDSIDDSERKLGEEKIIYDATEGIEFPSETFDNYKGYQYLISFYEKLYQLEKNPQGNVRIAYYGDSMTDGDLIVQDVRANYQERFGGNGVGFVPITSESSASRGSVKSLYSKNWKTQSYLNVKRPISPFGVNGHVFFANDKANSTWVQYEAGLNKNSTSLDNPTLFYGRASKKGNVNFIIGKDTLRKSLIPNNLVNTLKVTSGSIKAFKANFIHADSIPIYGFNFDNGKGVHVDNFSQRGNSGLPISTFDAGVMRAFDSSLKYDLIILHYGTNVLNYGTKNYFWYERGMKKTVNKIKESFPGVSILIISTADKSTKYDLEMKTDSAVVPLMKAQKRYALETESGFVNLYTLMGGDGSMVKWVDESPARANKDYTHFNQRGAKAIGRLLYDQLNKGYEQYKALRENRETVTDNRKTVRKTNADSVSVKKDSVND from the coding sequence GTGAATACAAAATCTTATTTTTTTCAGTCTTTTGCAATCGTCGCTTTAGCGTTTGTAGCTTTTATTGGATTTAAGCAAATCTTGCCGAATAAAATCTTTTCAGATAGTAAAATTGATTCCAAAAATGTACTAATCGATAGTATGCTTTTAGAGTCAGTAGCAAAAGATTCATTATCGCTAAAAGGCGATAGTATCGATGATAGCGAAAGAAAACTGGGAGAGGAAAAAATCATTTATGATGCTACAGAAGGAATTGAATTTCCATCCGAGACTTTTGATAACTATAAAGGTTATCAGTATTTGATTTCTTTTTATGAAAAATTATACCAGCTTGAAAAGAACCCGCAAGGCAATGTCAGAATTGCTTATTACGGAGATTCTATGACAGATGGAGATTTAATTGTGCAGGATGTTCGTGCCAATTACCAGGAACGTTTTGGTGGAAATGGAGTTGGTTTTGTACCTATTACTTCAGAATCTTCCGCTTCGAGAGGTTCCGTAAAATCATTGTATTCTAAGAATTGGAAAACACAATCGTATTTGAATGTCAAGAGACCAATAAGTCCTTTTGGTGTAAACGGACACGTGTTTTTTGCAAATGATAAAGCAAATTCGACGTGGGTTCAATACGAAGCAGGATTAAATAAAAATTCAACATCATTAGATAATCCAACATTGTTTTATGGAAGAGCTTCCAAGAAAGGAAATGTGAATTTTATCATAGGAAAAGATACTTTACGAAAAAGTTTAATTCCGAATAATTTAGTAAATACTTTAAAAGTGACTTCGGGAAGTATTAAAGCTTTCAAAGCAAACTTTATTCATGCAGATTCAATTCCGATTTACGGATTTAATTTCGATAACGGAAAAGGAGTTCACGTTGATAACTTTTCGCAAAGAGGAAATTCAGGACTACCAATTTCGACTTTTGATGCCGGAGTAATGAGAGCTTTCGATAGTAGTTTGAAATACGATTTGATCATTTTACATTACGGAACAAACGTATTGAATTATGGTACCAAAAATTATTTCTGGTATGAAAGAGGAATGAAAAAAACAGTGAATAAAATCAAAGAATCTTTTCCGGGAGTTTCAATTTTGATTATTTCAACTGCAGATAAATCGACTAAGTATGATCTTGAAATGAAAACAGATTCTGCTGTTGTTCCATTAATGAAAGCTCAAAAAAGATATGCTTTAGAAACTGAATCCGGATTTGTAAATTTATACACTTTAATGGGCGGTGACGGATCTATGGTAAAATGGGTTGATGAATCTCCGGCTAGAGCCAATAAAGATTATACGCATTTTAATCAACGTGGCGCAAAAGCAATTGGTAGATTATTGTACGATCAATTGAATAAAGGATACGAACAATATAAAGCACTTCGTGAAAATAGAGAAACTGTTACCGATAATCGGAAAACAGTCAGAAAAACAAATGCAGATTCCGTTTCTGTAAAAAAAGATAGCGTAAATGACTAG
- the ffh gene encoding signal recognition particle protein, with protein MFDNLSDKLDKAFHILKGHGKITEVNVAETLKEVRRALLDADVNFKIAKDFTAKVKEKAIGQDVLTTLQPGQLLVKLVKDELTELMGGDVAGINLSGNPSIILMSGLQGSGKTTFSGKLANFLKTKKNKKPLLVACDIYRPAAINQLHVVGDQIGVEVYSEPENKNPVEIAQNAIKHAKANGFNIVIVDTAGRLAVDQEMMDEIARVHKAIQPQETLFVVDAMTGQDAVNTAKAFNDILNFDGVILTKLDGDTRGGAAISIKSVVNKPIKFVGTGEKMEAIDVFYPDRMAERILGMGDVVSLVERAQEQFDEEEARKLQKKIAKNEFGFDDFLTQIQQVKKMGNMKDLVGMIPGASKAMKDVEIEDDAFKHIEAIIHSMTPIERSKPAIIDVKRKARIAKGSGTKVEQVNQLMKQFDQMSKMMKMMQGPGGKNLMKMMGGMKGMPGGMPR; from the coding sequence ATGTTTGATAATTTAAGTGATAAGTTAGATAAAGCGTTCCATATATTAAAAGGACACGGTAAAATTACAGAAGTAAACGTTGCCGAAACCTTAAAAGAAGTTCGTCGTGCCTTACTTGATGCCGATGTTAACTTTAAAATTGCTAAAGATTTTACTGCCAAAGTAAAAGAAAAAGCGATTGGACAGGACGTTTTAACAACACTTCAACCAGGACAATTATTGGTGAAGTTAGTAAAAGACGAACTAACAGAATTGATGGGTGGAGATGTTGCGGGAATAAATCTTTCCGGAAATCCAAGCATTATCTTAATGTCAGGATTGCAAGGTTCTGGTAAAACAACTTTCTCTGGTAAGCTTGCCAATTTTTTAAAGACTAAGAAAAATAAAAAACCACTTCTTGTAGCTTGTGATATCTACCGTCCTGCGGCGATTAATCAGTTGCACGTTGTTGGAGATCAAATAGGTGTTGAGGTTTACTCAGAGCCAGAAAACAAAAATCCTGTAGAAATTGCTCAAAACGCAATCAAACATGCAAAAGCAAACGGTTTCAACATAGTTATTGTCGATACCGCTGGACGTCTTGCAGTAGATCAGGAAATGATGGATGAAATTGCTCGCGTTCATAAAGCAATTCAGCCACAGGAAACTTTGTTTGTTGTTGATGCAATGACAGGACAAGATGCTGTAAATACAGCAAAAGCCTTCAACGATATCTTAAACTTTGATGGAGTTATCTTAACAAAATTAGATGGTGATACACGTGGTGGAGCTGCAATTTCGATTAAATCGGTTGTAAACAAACCTATCAAATTTGTGGGTACAGGCGAGAAGATGGAAGCAATTGATGTTTTCTATCCGGATCGTATGGCTGAGCGTATTCTTGGTATGGGAGACGTTGTGTCTCTTGTAGAAAGAGCGCAAGAACAATTTGACGAAGAAGAAGCTAGAAAACTTCAAAAGAAAATCGCTAAAAACGAATTTGGTTTTGATGATTTCTTAACTCAAATTCAGCAAGTAAAGAAAATGGGTAATATGAAAGACCTGGTTGGAATGATACCGGGAGCTTCAAAAGCCATGAAAGATGTAGAAATAGAAGATGATGCTTTTAAACATATTGAAGCAATCATTCACTCGATGACGCCAATCGAAAGAAGCAAACCTGCCATAATCGACGTAAAAAGGAAAGCCAGAATCGCTAAAGGTTCCGGAACCAAAGTCGAGCAAGTAAATCAGTTAATGAAGCAATTCGACCAAATGAGCAAAATGATGAAGATGATGCAAGGTCCGGGCGGAAAAAACCTGATGAAAATGATGGGAGGCATGAAAGGAATGCCAGGCGGAATGCCGAGATAA
- a CDS encoding MBOAT family O-acyltransferase, whose amino-acid sequence MITIDSINDWFVQNFGAITLEQAKSWFIYNPEEKLLFNTGLFLGLFLVFYFVYAFLRKTFYLRLTYVILFSLFFYYKSSGIYFLLLLLSSVVDYGLSQIIFKTTKDSTKKIYLVISVILNLGLLGYFKYMNFMIVTFNDMFHGNYQLHDVFLPVGISFYTFQSMSYIIEIYREEIKPTKNYIEYLFFVSFFPQLVAGPIVRAKDFLPQIYQKLNLTKQDVNNALFLIIGGLIKKTVISNYISINFVDRVFDTPMNYTSFENLMASYGYAIQIYCDFSGYSDMAIGIALLLGFKLPANFRTPYKSTSITDFWRRWHISLSTWLKDFLYISIGGNREGSFAGYLFPSLFFFGLLLWGISNVKESFIPFGIAIGAIVLFCLTFLLSKKKHQTLVTNFNLFTTMLLGGLWHGAGAQFIVWGALHGLALAVHKIFMEFFPSKKEGKSSNFLWTLFSIVITFHFVVFCWIFFRARDFETALQVINNIGQLTFEPEHWKAIVLGYKNVFGLMLFGYVWHFLPEVFTDKMKLVFDKTPLLGKAIILGFVYWVVYATAVAGSQPFIYFQF is encoded by the coding sequence TTGATTACAATAGATAGCATAAATGATTGGTTTGTTCAAAATTTTGGTGCAATTACCTTAGAGCAAGCTAAAAGTTGGTTTATATACAATCCCGAAGAAAAATTATTGTTTAATACAGGTTTATTCTTAGGACTGTTTTTGGTTTTTTATTTTGTGTATGCTTTTTTACGCAAGACATTTTATTTGAGATTAACGTATGTTATTCTCTTCTCGCTTTTCTTTTATTATAAGTCAAGCGGAATTTACTTTTTACTCTTATTACTTTCTTCGGTCGTAGATTATGGTTTGAGTCAGATTATTTTTAAAACAACAAAAGACAGTACAAAGAAAATTTATCTTGTAATAAGTGTAATCCTGAATTTAGGATTATTGGGGTATTTCAAGTATATGAATTTCATGATTGTGACATTCAATGATATGTTTCATGGTAATTATCAGCTTCATGATGTTTTTCTTCCTGTTGGAATTTCGTTTTATACTTTTCAGTCGATGAGTTATATTATTGAGATTTATCGTGAAGAAATCAAGCCAACAAAAAACTATATTGAATATTTATTTTTCGTTTCGTTTTTCCCGCAATTAGTTGCCGGACCAATCGTTAGAGCAAAAGATTTCTTGCCACAGATTTATCAAAAATTAAATCTAACAAAGCAAGATGTAAACAACGCTTTGTTTTTAATTATTGGAGGTTTAATCAAGAAAACTGTAATTTCAAATTATATCTCTATAAACTTCGTTGACCGTGTTTTTGATACGCCAATGAATTATACTTCGTTTGAAAATTTAATGGCATCTTACGGATATGCAATTCAAATTTATTGTGATTTCTCAGGATATTCAGATATGGCAATCGGGATTGCTTTATTGTTAGGATTCAAATTACCGGCCAACTTTAGAACGCCATATAAGTCAACTTCTATAACAGATTTCTGGAGAAGATGGCATATTTCGCTTTCAACCTGGTTAAAGGATTTCTTGTATATTTCTATTGGAGGAAACAGAGAAGGTTCGTTTGCAGGATATCTATTCCCTAGTTTATTCTTTTTCGGGTTATTGCTTTGGGGAATTTCAAATGTAAAAGAGAGTTTTATTCCATTTGGGATAGCAATTGGAGCAATCGTATTATTCTGTTTGACATTTTTACTTTCAAAGAAAAAACATCAAACATTGGTAACCAATTTCAATTTGTTTACCACAATGCTTTTAGGCGGATTATGGCATGGAGCAGGAGCACAATTTATTGTTTGGGGAGCATTACACGGATTAGCATTAGCGGTACATAAAATTTTCATGGAATTTTTCCCTTCCAAAAAAGAGGGAAAAAGTTCAAATTTCTTGTGGACATTATTCTCTATAGTAATAACATTTCATTTCGTAGTTTTCTGTTGGATCTTTTTCCGAGCTAGAGATTTCGAAACAGCTTTGCAAGTAATCAATAATATTGGTCAATTAACTTTCGAGCCGGAACATTGGAAAGCAATTGTTTTAGGATATAAAAACGTATTTGGATTAATGCTTTTTGGATATGTTTGGCATTTCTTACCGGAAGTATTTACAGACAAAATGAAATTAGTTTTCGATAAAACTCCTTTACTAGGAAAAGCAATTATTCTAGGTTTCGTATATTGGGTTGTTTATGCAACAGCAGTTGCGGGTTCACAACCTTTTATTTATTTCCAGTTTTAA
- a CDS encoding DUF4173 domain-containing protein: MKKHQIILASSLIFTLLFYNESVGVNLAIFGLFLTCLISYSFQDRSVDRLHLVLVITSVLSCLAFAWYGDAASFFAMAMSILFLQFKTQDSQLKIIQIFPLVFLNAFATLGRVFIFTQWLPERKIHNNFTKKLVAYFIIPTIFLVVFFAAYSFGSTHFSSLLTDYTLDLDIVQVILIGLLGFYISFSFWNYWVPEVCYEKNEMLNNDFTNAAEIKNQQTFSFLDLDFERKSGEITLALLNFMLLVFIVTYNYEQFFEVVKKSNLSADTHERVNSVIFSIIMAVGLILFYFKGGFNFDKKADNLKKLAKIWIVLNGLLIVSTVIKNSEYIAIQGLTYKRLGVYAFLILAIIGLFFVFLKITKQKTNAYLANQMVWYFYGTVLICSFVNWGSLITSYNISVNKCVEPIFLSSLNFNDEARREYFSKNHLDGQLEEINREQLIDGYQNKPFLSKALYYEFMNNK, encoded by the coding sequence ATGAAAAAACACCAAATTATTCTAGCTAGCAGTTTGATATTTACGCTGCTTTTTTACAACGAGTCAGTAGGAGTAAACCTCGCTATTTTTGGACTATTCTTAACCTGTTTAATTTCCTATTCCTTTCAGGATCGGTCTGTTGACAGATTGCATTTGGTTTTGGTAATTACTTCAGTTTTATCTTGTTTGGCATTTGCCTGGTATGGCGATGCTGCGTCTTTTTTTGCTATGGCAATGTCTATTCTCTTTTTGCAATTCAAAACACAGGATTCGCAACTCAAAATAATACAGATTTTTCCACTTGTGTTTTTAAATGCATTTGCCACATTGGGACGTGTATTTATCTTTACTCAATGGCTTCCGGAAAGAAAAATTCACAACAATTTCACTAAAAAACTAGTTGCTTATTTTATTATTCCAACAATATTCCTGGTTGTTTTTTTTGCAGCTTATTCGTTCGGAAGTACTCATTTTTCGTCTTTGCTAACAGATTATACTTTAGATCTTGATATTGTTCAGGTTATTCTAATTGGATTATTAGGGTTTTATATCTCTTTCAGTTTTTGGAATTATTGGGTACCAGAAGTTTGTTATGAAAAAAATGAAATGCTGAATAATGATTTCACTAATGCAGCTGAAATCAAAAATCAACAAACATTTTCATTTCTGGATTTGGATTTCGAAAGAAAAAGTGGCGAAATTACTTTAGCGCTTTTAAATTTTATGCTTTTGGTTTTTATCGTGACCTATAATTATGAACAGTTTTTTGAAGTGGTAAAAAAATCAAACTTAAGTGCCGATACACACGAGAGAGTCAATTCAGTAATCTTCTCGATTATTATGGCGGTTGGTTTAATATTGTTCTATTTTAAAGGCGGATTTAATTTTGATAAAAAAGCTGATAACCTTAAAAAATTAGCTAAAATATGGATAGTCTTAAATGGACTTTTAATTGTAAGTACAGTTATTAAGAACTCGGAATATATTGCGATTCAAGGATTAACTTATAAACGATTGGGTGTTTATGCTTTTCTTATTTTAGCAATAATAGGTTTGTTTTTTGTATTTCTAAAAATCACAAAACAAAAAACAAATGCTTATCTGGCAAATCAAATGGTGTGGTATTTTTACGGAACAGTTTTAATATGCAGTTTTGTAAATTGGGGAAGTCTAATTACGAGTTATAATATTTCTGTTAATAAATGTGTAGAACCGATATTCTTAAGTAGTTTGAATTTTAATGATGAAGCCAGAAGAGAATATTTTTCAAAGAATCACTTAGATGGTCAATTAGAAGAAATTAACAGAGAGCAGCTAATTGATGGGTATCAGAATAAACCATTTCTATCAAAAGCGCTCTATTATGAGTTTATGAATAATAAATAG
- a CDS encoding T9SS type A sorting domain-containing protein: protein MKIKLLLSIAVLFFVGLFAIPGYSQTQMISISNLKYTNGAAIPNGTSIKIAEGGTVYVTFDLSINNPQMALIKGGTLSVYSKLNSNSNIQHVSINFGQNAITGTVTRQCTIDLRSTHFPTGTGSIYAQFSPINNSPILGTSVPVKVVPLITSNYILGNQTVYEGDPVGSINGPVPNGGDGLYTYSWQQRIGSGGSWTTISGATGVTYKPVNVSASTISYRRIVTSLFGTLTSTSNEITVTILPITPLLNNTISRSGSELQGSLPTGGTGTYVYYWYAYVLQDEDPWLLGQSINCTIPNSVYNFVDSMGYNGYINRVVVSGKQQVVSNTITITPSQEITNNTITLSGNSILGSLPSGGTGNFTYEYNVYNEFADGEIVDGVSVVGFNQNYDSVVQGYLTTKFYRKVYSGNKVSYSNTITILPKVSFAKTASTNNEETASGDLTVYPNPTTESVNFSTNFSTNKEIDIVVYSDKLGNEKSVFKGTVTPNQVVNWNIPASYQKGIYFYKILSGNKEVKTGKIIVQ, encoded by the coding sequence ATGAAAATAAAATTACTATTATCAATCGCTGTATTATTTTTTGTTGGATTGTTTGCAATTCCAGGTTATTCTCAAACCCAAATGATTTCAATAAGCAATTTAAAATATACAAATGGTGCTGCAATACCAAATGGAACATCAATTAAAATTGCCGAAGGAGGGACTGTTTATGTAACGTTTGATTTAAGTATCAATAATCCTCAAATGGCATTAATAAAAGGGGGAACCTTATCTGTTTATAGTAAATTAAATAGTAATTCAAATATACAACATGTGTCTATAAACTTTGGTCAAAATGCGATAACAGGAACGGTTACTAGACAATGTACAATTGATTTAAGATCTACACATTTCCCTACAGGTACAGGTTCTATATATGCACAATTTTCTCCTATAAATAATAGTCCTATTTTAGGAACAAGCGTACCTGTAAAAGTAGTTCCATTAATAACGAGTAATTATATTTTAGGAAATCAAACAGTCTACGAAGGCGATCCTGTAGGTTCTATAAATGGACCAGTTCCAAATGGTGGAGATGGATTGTATACTTACTCTTGGCAGCAAAGAATTGGCAGCGGAGGTTCATGGACAACTATATCAGGAGCTACTGGTGTTACTTATAAACCTGTAAATGTTTCGGCTTCTACAATATCGTATAGAAGAATTGTTACATCATTATTTGGCACGCTTACTAGTACAAGTAATGAAATAACAGTTACGATTTTGCCTATTACGCCACTGCTAAATAACACAATAAGTAGATCTGGTTCTGAATTACAGGGTAGTTTACCAACCGGAGGAACTGGGACATATGTTTATTATTGGTATGCATATGTTCTACAAGACGAAGATCCTTGGTTGCTTGGACAATCAATAAACTGCACGATTCCTAATAGTGTGTATAATTTTGTTGATTCTATGGGGTATAATGGATATATTAACCGTGTAGTTGTATCGGGTAAACAACAGGTAGTTAGTAACACGATAACTATTACTCCTTCACAAGAAATTACAAATAATACAATTACATTATCAGGGAATAGTATTTTAGGTAGTTTACCAAGTGGTGGCACAGGAAATTTCACATATGAATATAATGTCTATAATGAATTCGCTGATGGTGAAATTGTTGATGGAGTTAGCGTAGTTGGATTTAATCAAAATTATGATTCGGTCGTTCAAGGGTATTTAACTACCAAATTTTATAGAAAGGTTTACTCAGGAAATAAAGTTTCTTATAGCAATACAATAACCATATTGCCTAAAGTAAGTTTTGCAAAAACGGCAAGTACGAATAATGAAGAAACGGCTTCTGGCGATTTAACAGTTTACCCAAACCCAACAACTGAATCAGTTAACTTCTCAACAAATTTTTCAACTAATAAAGAAATTGATATCGTTGTGTATTCAGATAAATTAGGAAATGAAAAATCAGTTTTTAAAGGAACAGTAACACCAAATCAAGTTGTGAACTGGAATATTCCTGCTAGTTACCAAAAAGGAATTTATTTCTATAAAATACTTTCGGGAAATAAAGAAGTTAAAACGGGTAAAATAATAGTTCAATAA
- a CDS encoding transcriptional regulator produces the protein MGIIDKLNKDFESRVRLGIMSILMVNEWVDFTEMKNLLNITDGNLASHSSALEKSEYIEVKKEFVGKKPKTSYQVTPRGRAAFKEHLSYLEKLMKS, from the coding sequence ATGGGAATTATTGATAAATTAAATAAAGATTTTGAAAGCCGTGTCAGATTGGGAATTATGTCCATTCTGATGGTTAATGAATGGGTTGATTTTACTGAGATGAAAAATCTCCTTAATATCACTGATGGAAATTTAGCAAGTCATTCCTCAGCACTTGAAAAGTCAGAATATATCGAAGTCAAAAAAGAGTTTGTAGGCAAAAAGCCCAAAACCTCGTACCAAGTTACACCTAGAGGACGTGCGGCCTTTAAGGAACACCTTTCTTACCTTGAAAAATTAATGAAATCGTAA